A region of Theileria annulata chromosome 2, complete sequence, *** SEQUENCING IN PROGRESS *** DNA encodes the following proteins:
- a CDS encoding uncharacterized protein (hypothetical protein;~1 probable transmembrane helix predicted for TA15325 by TMHMM2.0 at aa 785-807), with product MYKLVLFMPTDSQTIPLKYSRRPMTLKKLPVLNPPVNLVLLRRLISNKVDKATTLAQKAGLLHTAAEKIVQASQQQGTPLATLQGQAGLLKTAAGNESSGSGLFTTAEELLEQATQLGQPAHEQADGVIDAFDKVDKQYEALMGKAKESGLTSDPKVTAVIKAYHGVKNTYYQMLIGYRFRYLIGTGGDEKILHKANELYGAADSLAKNLQSDQEPKKTLKELANNLANATNDTAGLQQALSELKGAQDDQIATKALAVITKFKEVKNAYDKVKEKEKEYNRLAGPEYSPVKDAFKALEEKFGVLKKSIVNVLKLRVQELSALAQALNQKASTLSTSDISELRDQATQLANAASQSTGLHAKAAALVEAINNGEAATESRAGGVITQFGAVRTAYDALAGQPTYSSVVEKIKQGQPLSDGDELKVKKVDDAYTALKTLYDKILNFTKTTKVKAAAGTGTSDGKLRDLADKLYKTASALNTAVTNFDDSSGDAAKVLQAKAGTSQSSPGTLRKLAADLHDKADALKNAVTSASPAVNDANAAQQLATAVGDSETAPGISLRKALAQLATAQAGDLTTPAKAVTDAYKKDDSDGVKDKFEEVKKKESTYNANPATKAAYEAVVAAMNAFDAVYRPEELLMEAIAEEGTQGDNLAKALNDLSSLYAEKGTPNLLPSKATAVKKAFVDGFGPTVNARFNAVVAQANAYEQGTTIKSEKYAQLLEAWTNFNNKYYEVISFYKYHIIILSSIIIQWSYWSPKTVFAGDGMGGWKKYEYGFGTPKQLVNNSFWHAFDILIVLKISLAVIFICCLHYRDSSLSRSIVNH from the exons ATGTACAAACTAGTATTGTTCATGCCAACGGACTCACAAACTATTCCACTCAAATACAGCAGAAGGCCAATGACCTTAAAGAAACTGCCGGTCCTCAATCCACCAGTGAACTTGGTTCTACTCAGAAGACTGATCTCCAACAAGGTG GATAAAGCCACAACGCTAGCTCAGAAGGCCGGATTACTTCACACAGCAGCTGAAAAAATAGTTCAAGCTTCTCAGCAACAGGGTACTCCACTTGCTACACTTCAAGGTCAAGCTGGACTTCTTAAGACGGCAGCCGGCAATGAAAGTAGTGGTAGCGGTCTATTCACGACTGCAGAAGAACTACTAGAGCAAGCTACTCAGCTTGGTCAACCTGCTCATGAACAGGCTGATGGAGTCATAGACGCATTTGACAAAGTAGATAAACAGTACGAAGCACTAATGGGAAAAGCCAAAGAAAGTGGGCTAACCAGTGATCCCAAGGTTACCGCTGTTATCAAGGCCTACCATGGAGTTAAGAACACCTATTACCAAATGCTCATAGGATACAGGTTTAGATACCTAATTGGCACTGGTGGTGACGAAAAGATTCTACATAAGGCCAACGAACTATATGGCGCAGCCGACTCACTAGCCAAAAATCTTCAATCTGATCAAGAACCTAAGAAAACCCTCAAGGAACTTGCCAACAACCTTGCCAATGCTACCAACGATACCGCCGGTCTCCAACAGGCCCTCTCTGAACTCAAAGGTGCTCAAGATGATCAAATTGCTACCAAGGCCCTTGCTGTAATCACTAAATTCAAAGAGGTCAAAAATGCCTACGATAAGGTTAAGGAAAAAGAAAAGGAATATAATAGGCTTGCTGGTCCTGAATATAGCCCAGTTAAAGATGCTTTCAAAGCGCTTGAAGAAAAGTTTGGTGTCCTTAAGAAGTCCATTGTAAATGTTCTCAAGCTTAGGGTTCAAGAACTATCCGCCCTGGCCCAAGCACTTAACCAAAAAGCCAGTACACTATCTACTAGTGATATTTCTGAACTTCGTGATCAAGCCACTCAACTAGCTAATGCAGCCAGTCAAAGTACTGGTCTACACGCTAAGGCAGCAGCATTGGTAGAAGCTATCAATAATGGTGAAGCTGCTACTGAGTCCAGGGCCGGCGGAGTAATAACCCAATTTGGAGCAGTCAGAACAGCATACGATGCACTGGCAGGTCAACCGACATACTCATCTGTCgtagaaaaaataaaacaagGTCAACCACTATCAGATGGTGATGAACTAAAGGTCAAGAAAGTTGATGACGCCTACACCGCTCTCAAGACACTATATGATAAGATACTAAACTTTACCAAAACAACAAAAGTTAAAGCAGCAGCAGGTACAGGTACAAGCGATGGTAAACTCCGAGACTTGGCCGACAAACTATATAAAACAGCCAGTGCACTTAATACTGCAGTTACTAATTTTGATGATTCTAGTGGAGATGCTGCCAAAGTACTCCAGGCTAAGGCTGGCACAAGTCAATCAAGTCCTGGTACACTCCGAAAACTCGCAGCTGATCTACATGACAAAGCCGATGCACTTAAAAATGCAGTTACTTCTGCTAGTCCTGCTGTTAATGATGCTAATGCTGCCCAACAACTCGCCACTGCCGTCGGTGATAGTGAAACCGCTCCTGGAATATCACTAAGAAAGGCTCTCGCTCAACTTGCTACTGCTCAAGCTGGTGATCTAACAACTCCGGCCAAAGCTGTTACAGATGCATACAAAAAAGACGACAGTGATGGTGTCAAAGATAAATTCGAAGAAGTTAAGAAGAAAGAATCTACTTATAATGCTAACCCCGCTACGAAGGCTGCATATGAAGCAGTTGTAGCCGCAATGAATGCTTTCGATGCTGTGTATAGGCCTGAAGAACTACTCATGGAGGCTATAGCTGAAGAAGGCACTCAAGGAGATAATCTAGCAAAGGCACTCAATGATCTTAGTAGTCTGTATGCTGAAAAAGGTACTCCTAATCTATTACCTTCTAAGGCCACTGCTGTTAAAAAAGCATTTGTAGATGGCTTTGGACCTACCGTAAATGCTAGGTTCAACGCTGTTGTGGCACAAGCTAATGCATACGAACAGGGCACTACTATTAAATCTGAGAAATACGCTCAACTTCTTGAAGCCTGGACCAATTTCAACAATAAATACTACGAGGTCATATCCTTTTACAAATACCATATCATTATACTTTCCTCAATCATTATTCAGTGGTCATACTGGTCACCTAAAACCGTATTCGCAGGTGACGGAATGGGTGGCTGGAAAAAATACGAATATGGTTTTGGTACTCCTAAACAACTTGTGAATAATTCCTTCTGGCATGCATTTGATATTCTTATAGTCCTTAAGATATCACTTGCTGTCATCTTTATTTGTTGTCTTCATTATAGAGATTCTTCACTATCTAGATCTATTGTTAATCATTAA
- a CDS encoding Tpr-related protein family member, putative (2 probable transmembrane helices predicted for TA15315 by TMHMM2.0 at aa 50-72 and 93-115), whose protein sequence is MLIKYAQEYSPKTEYQGGAMLIKYAQEYSPKTEYQGGTGFVGWTSEGPGFYHAFDIFLVIKISLAYIFIYSIHYRDSFMCSAIINQPKMSTALSIIFYMCHEILIGLMVTPLMVVSVRLLLLYLSRPLIPPASWIGNRTSSRVAM, encoded by the coding sequence ATGCTAATTAAATATGCTCAAGAGTACTCACCTAAAACCGAATACCAAGGAGGAGCTATGCTAATTAAATATGCTCAAGAGTACTCACCTAAAACCGAATACCAAGGAGGAACTGGCTTTGTCGGCTGGACATCGGAAGGACCTGGGTTTTATCATGCTTTTGATATTTTTCTAGTTATCAAAATCTCTCTAgcttatatatttatatattcaattcATTATAGAGATTCCTTCATGTGCAGTGCTATAATTAATCAACCCAAAATGTCCACTGCATTAtccattatattttatatgtgtcaTGAAATATTGATTGGATTAATGGTAACACCATTGATGGTGGTGTCAGTTAGATTACTACTATTGTATTTGAGCCGTCCATTAATACCACCAGCCAGCTGGATTGGTAACAGAACAAGTTCAAGAGTAGCTATGTGA
- a CDS encoding Tpr-related protein family member, putative (chr2.C.cand.63 - score = 25.02;~1 probable transmembrane helix predicted for TA15310 by TMHMM2.0 at aa 249-271) produces the protein MLNVTKANQLNAQASGMLIDAGTLYTQANLLAGKAKGQTALDDEALKQKAGETPNDGLRGLAKTLYDSAKALQDAVSAGAGDGDEKAAENLATAVGQTESTGIRNALKLLAEEQTTSQLSKKAQDVRDAYEKGTNGVKPKFEAVKGKKETYKSAGKESEYQAVVEAWEAFNALYDADLKKLAKELNGAANTLSGSPTVTTAQNFKEEYDAFKLKGKSTITITGVGNSDKKNITITNLPNINDTFKPRQIKFWVIIFPSIVSQWLNLITYVIL, from the coding sequence ATGCTTAACGTCACTAAGGCCAATCAACTTAATGCCCAAGCTTCCGGTATGCTAATTGATGCCGGAACACTATATACTCAAGCCAACTTACTAGCCGGTAAAGCTAAGGGTCAAACTGCTCTAGATGATGAGGCACTTAAACAAAAAGCTGGTGAAACTCCTAATGATGGACTCCGTGGACTGGCCAAAACCCTCTATGATAGTGCCAAAGCACTTCAAGATGCAGTTAGTGCTGGTGCTGGTGATGGTGATGAAAAGGCTGCCGAAAATCTTGCCACTGCTGTCGGTCAAACTGAATCCACAGGAATTCGAAATGCACTCAAACTACTTGCTGAAGAACAAACTACTTCTCAACTATCTAAGAAGGCCCAGGATGTTAGAGATGCATACGAAAAAGGCACTAATGGCGTAAAACCTAAATTCGAAGCAGTTAAGGGTAAAAAAGAAACATATAAAAGTGCTGGTAAAGAATCCGAGTATCAAGCAGTTGTTGAGGCCTGGGAAGCTTTCAATGCTCTATATGATGCTGATCTCAAAAAACTTGCCAAAGAACTAAATGGAGCAGCCAATACACTCAGTGGTAGTCCGACTGTTACTACTGCCCAAAACTTCAAAGAAGAATATGACGCATTCAAACTCAAAGGCAAATCCACCATCACCATCACCGGCGTCGGCAACAGCGACAAAAAAAACATCACCATTACCAATCTACCTAACATCAACGACACATTTAAACCTAGACAAATCAAGTTTTGGGTTATCATATTTCCATCAATCGTTAGTCAGTGGTTAAACTTAATCACATATGTAATACTATAG